In one window of Clarias gariepinus isolate MV-2021 ecotype Netherlands chromosome 10, CGAR_prim_01v2, whole genome shotgun sequence DNA:
- the LOC128531792 gene encoding uncharacterized protein LOC128531792 — protein sequence MRYTDLKILMLMWIKMVVLNKISCLQVKVVHQPNPVMTAKVGDNVTLRCFLMGEQNIDPTVWYKQVGGQEPSLVAVVQKVQDPIYKDEFNSSRFRFEKGSNSCHLKIINVKASDEAMYYCGLITFYTVFAKGTFLSVKDDGDVKVSVSQSGGLDSVPAGASVSLQCSVLSESRAAELQVLWFRAAPPQSHPQIIYTHHNSSHQCESGSSTHTCVYNFSKNILSLNDTGTYYCAVAACGKIIFGNGTRVQLMESVDAVVICPSIALGLCVVLIVTLVTLVLSCKWRNSDFCHDKTIKPGRCSAVGVNFSALHFKERKFKPQDNVYSEVIYSSFT from the exons ATGCGGTACACAGACCTCAAGATCCTAATGCTAATGTGGATTAAAATGGTGGTgttaaataaaatct CTTGCCTACAGGTGAAAGTCGTCCATCAGCCAAACCCGGTGATGACCGCTAAAGTTGGTGATAATGTGACTCTACGCTGCTTTCTGATGGGAGAACAAAATATTGATCCCACAGTTTGGTACAAGCAAGTAGGAGGACAAGAGCCTTCTTTAGTGGCTGTGGTACAGAAAGTACAGGATCCTATTTACAAAGATGAGTTCAACTCTTCAAGGTTTAGATTTGAGAAAGGAAGCAACAgctgtcatttaaaaataataaacgtaAAAGCATCAGATGAGGCCATGTATTACTGTGGCTTGATTACGTTTTACACCGTCTTCGCAAAAGGAACATTTTTATCAGTGAAAG ATGATGGAGATGTAAAAGTGTCAGTATCACAGAGCGGTGGTTTGGACTCGGTTCCTGCAGGAGCGTCAGTGAGTCTGCAGTGCTCGGTTCTCTCTGAGAGCAGAGCAGCAGAACTCCAAgtgctctggttcagagctGCTCCACCACAATCCCATCCTCAAAtcatttacactcatcacaACAGCAGCCATCAGTGTGAGAGCGGCTCTtctacacacacctgtgtgtacAACTTCTCCAAGAACATCCTCAGCCTCAATGATACTGGGACTTACTACTGCGCTGTGGCCGCGTGTGGGAAGATCATTTTTGGCAACGGAACACGAGTACAACTAA TGGAATCTGTGGATGCTGTAGTTATCTGCCCTTCTATAGCTTTGGGATTGTGTGTGGTTCTGATTGTTACACTCGTTACACTTGTTCTAAGCTGCAAATGGAGAAACAGTGATTTTTGCCATG ACAAGACAATCAAACCG GGCCGTTGTTCTGCTGTCGGGGTCAATTTCTCTGCTTTACAtttcaaagaaagaaaattcaAACCTCAGGATAATGTGTACTCTGAGGTGATATACTCCTCTTTCACTTAG